The following coding sequences lie in one Spinacia oleracea cultivar Varoflay chromosome 1, BTI_SOV_V1, whole genome shotgun sequence genomic window:
- the LOC130471465 gene encoding uncharacterized protein, producing MSATWLLLHYKSHDFDVRVLDTDKCQLIDIFLDIFEESRKQNVFLPEKFRLYTNSPTGRVELVDDSVMIRMWGWNMGKDTVELWIEDSDSPGLAFRSAVALLDMQRKELEKKLRERQEELLRMQREAEEQRRKEEEKERVRLELEEQKKYTVAMEVPVVDVENDGVEYVRVITTEDADEVFPGQSQPQPQTQDSPPPKKPTKSKPRKKLTPKKKKTPKNAPPKPTKTTTTPESTTQTPPPPPESRQQTPPPPPQSRQHTPPPPPQSRQHTPSPPPQSTQQTPSPPPQSTQHTPSPPPQQTQTENAAPTEPQANIPEPSVPSKPLKTGRARPKGFRVGKPTLVKLGTYVAKTNASKVKRGAGRACKGKGVAVLSDNEDDEDSEDDDYEGEVSDDDSEDEEDIGDFIIAEEGLEDLQDDIPEKTFEDCLDGSARMDRNYKNGKVYVEQPYGSIRLEPWLIFKDRESFMNVLMDYCIQEGFGLSVEKSDNQRYTAVCAIEGCDWRIHASKMVDKFSWAIKCMSGEHKLCGRLEVNPIVTTNWLVRKLLPDIEANLEIPVVTLQRYAQERFQIEVKPRLFYKVKAVAKEIIHGSFSESYALLPRYAEMIKETNPGSYALVTWHSVSGDVQPKFKACFFSFAAQFRGFLTGCRPIIGIDGSHLSGYFKGILLAALGIDGNNEIFLLAYGVVDTESQESWNYFMRNLRAVFQQEGCNRDDWTFISDRMRGVDLAVHENFPRATRRCCSQHLYMNCKNGGWSGELFHKLFWIAANAFNPYVFNKAIEKITDFDPNATKYLDTCTEQWSRHQFDPEVCCDHNTTNFVESFNALTKPYRDLPVLTLFEAIRQWAMQRIGVRFDKAVTMEPHQLTEYARQELELRGAESRFCYSTPCGGGEYEVRDGNVHFPVRIDTRRCGCGVWQVSGIPCKHGLRVIYNQRLSPEDFVSGYFKGAAYKQTYAEHMHPMPDPSQWPEYSLPTINPPGIKRSAGRPPKQRKRNAMEAKKRKRHSSVKCGKCKEMGHNARTCKNGAGSSKAPPKQRAPTKKRKASSDGASTSKAPPKGKRSKQA from the exons ATGTCTGCTACCTGGTTGTTGCTTCATTATAAAAGTCATGACTTTGATGTGAGGGTGTTGGACACTGATAAGTGTCAATTGATTGATATATTTCTGGATATTTTTGAGGAGTCAAGGAAGCAAAATGTGTTTTTGCCTGAGAAGTTTAGGTTGTACACTAACTCACCCACTGGGAGGGTAGAATTGGTTGATGATAGTGTTATGATTAGAATGTGGGGGTGGAATATGGGCAAGGACACAGTAGAATTGTGGATAGAGGATTCAGATTCTCCAGGGCTAGCTTTTAGGTCTGCTGTAGCTCTACTTGATATGCAAAGGAAGGAGTTGGAAAAAAAGTTAAGGGAGAGACAGGAAGAGCTCTTGAGGATGCAAAGAGAGGCTGAAGAACAGAGGAGGAAAGAAGAGGAAAAGGAGAGGGTTAGGTTGGAACTTGAGGAACAAAAGAAGTATACAGTGGCTATGGAGGTCCCAGTGGTGGATGTTGAGAATGATGGGGTTGAGTATGTGAGGGTTATTACCACAGAAGATGCTGATGAGGTGTTTCCTGGCCAATCTCAACCACAACCACAAACACAAGACTCCCCCCCTCCAAAGAAACCTACAAAGTCTAAACCTAGGAAGAAATTGACTCCTAAAAAGAAGAAGACACCAAAAAATGCCCCCCCAAAACCAACtaaaaccaccaccaccccagAATCAACAACACAAACACCTCCACCCCCTCCTGAGTCAAGACAACAAACACCTCCACCCCCTCCTCAGTCAAGACAACACACACCTCCACCCCCTCCTCAGTCAAGACAACACACACCTTCACCCCCTCCTCAGTCAACACAACAAACACCTTCACCCCCTCCTCAGTCAACACAACACACACCTTCACCCCCTCCTCAACAAACACAAACTGAAAATGCTGCACCAACTGAACCACAGGCAAACATACCTGAACCTAGTGTTCCATCCAAACCATTAAAGACAGGGAGAGCTAGACCTAAGGGGTTTAGGGTGGGAAAACCAACACTGGTAAAACTGGGAACATATGTTGCTAAAACCAATGCTAGTAAGGTTAAGAGAGGTGCTGGAAGGGCATGTAAAGGCAAGGGTGTTGCTGTGTTATCTGATAATGAGGATGATGAGGACAGTGAGGATGATGATTATGAGGGGGAGGTGAGTGATGATGACAGTGAGGATGAGGAGGACATAGGGGATTTCATTATTGCTGAGGAAGGGTTAGAGGACTTGCAGGATGATATCCCTGAGAAAACATTTGAGGATTGTCTTGATGGTAGTGCTAGGATGGACAGGAATTACAAAAATGGGAAGGTTTATGTTGAGCAACCATATGGTTCTATTAGGCTAGAGCCCTGGCTAATATTTAAAGATAGGGAGTCCTTTATGAATGTCCTTATGGACTACTGCATTCAGGAGGGGTTTGGCTTGAGTGTGGAGAAGTCAGACAACCAGAGATACACTGCTGTTTGTGCAATTGAGGGCTGTGATTGGAGAATTCATGCCTCAAAGATGGTAGACAAGTTCAGTTGGGCAATAAAGTGTATGAGTGGGGAGCACAAACTGTGTGGTAGGCTTGAGGTCAACCCAATAGTGACCACCAATTGGTTGGTGAGGAAGTTGTTGCCAGACATTGAGGCAAACTTAGAAATACCAGTGGTCACACTGCAGAGGTATGCTCAGGAGAGGTTCCAGATTGAGGTGAAGCCAAGGCTATTCTATAAGGTGAAAGCAGTGGCTAAGGAGATCATCCATGGTAGTTTTAGTGAGTCATATGCACTCCTACCTAGGTATGCAGAGATGATCAAGGAGACTAACCCTGGGAGTTATGCACTGGTCACATGGCATAGTGTTTCTGGGGATGTGcaaccaaagttcaaggcctgTTTTTTCTCATTTGCTGCACAGTTCAGGGGATTTCTGACTGGGTGTAGGCCCATTATTGGAATTGATGGCTCTCACCTAAGTGggtatttcaagggaattcttCTGGCTGCTTTGGGGATTGATGGAAACAATGAGATTTTCCTGCTAGCTTATGGAGTGGTGGACACTGAAAGTCAAGAGAGCTGGAACTACTTCATGAGGAACCTAAGGGCAGTGTTTCAGCAAGAAGGATGCAACAGGGATGACTGGACCTTCATCAGTGACAGAATGAGG GGGGTGGATTTAGCTGTGCATGAGAACTTCCCAAGGGCCACCAGAAGGTGTTGCAGTCAACATCTATACATGAATTGCAAAAATGGTGGTTGGAGTGGAGAACTTTTCCACAAGTTATTCTGGATAGCTGCAAATGCCTTCAACCCCTATGTTTTCAACAAGGCAATAGAGAAGATCACTGACTTTGATCCCAATGCAACAAAGTACTTGGACACATGTACTGAGCAGTGGTCCAGACATCAGTTTGACCCAGAAGTTTGTTGTGATCATAACACAACTAACTTTGTGGAATCATTCAATGCTCTGACCAAGCCTTACAGAGATTTACCAGTTTTGACCCTGTTTGAAG CAATAAGACAATGGGCTATGCAGAGAATTGGGGTCAGATTTGACAAAGCTGTCACTATGGAACCTCACCAATTAACCGAGTATGCCAGACAGGAACTTGAGCTCAGAGGTGCAGAGTCCAGGTTTTGCTACTCTACTCCTTGTGGAGGTGGGGAGTATGAGGTGAGGGATGGAAATGTGCACTTCCCAGTGAGGATTGACACCAGGAGATGTGGATGTGGGGTATGGCAGGTCTCTGGAATCCCTTGCAAACATGGTTTGAGGGTGATTTACAACCAAAGACTTAGCCCTGAAGATTTTGTGTCTGGCTATTTCAAGGGTGCTGCCTATAAGCAGACATATGCAGAGCATATGCACCCAATGCCTGACCCCAGTCAATGGCCAGAGTACTCCCTTCCCACCATTAATCCCCCTGGGATCAAGAGGAGTGCTGGAAGACCCCCTAAACAGAGAAAGAGGAATGCCATGGAAGCTAAGAAGAGGAAGAGGCATAGCTCAGTCAAGTGTGGAAAGTGCAAGGAAATGGGCCACAATGCAAGGACTTGTAAGAATGGTGCTGGAAGTTCCAAGGCTCCCCCAAAGCAGAGAGCTCCTACAAAGAAGAGGAAGGCATCATCTGATGGTGCAAGTACATCCAAGGCACCACCCAAGGGGA
- the LOC110783933 gene encoding FBD-associated F-box protein At4g13985, protein MKRVEHLDSCFRLVCRRNVEEIKVLFHDIHVPACVFKCQSLVVLELDRMLSCSLLRDRTIHLPNLKKLRLRLDSFCLRMMGNLLSSCPLLEDLRLVFDLLKDKHDVKISAPNLKLLDLEMVSAEQHNKIIIDTPILENLKIRDSSSFYYFVNNPTQLVTAYIDFIYGRACDWLGADDYFRVLAQFVQPLSSVSNLDLKCSIEIFPYPDPMKDGAMTFFHGLACFRTLLNSNFAWDKLLMSLQCVPNLTDLEVTMEHNYSRNYFGNWCAPDSATDCFLSKLKKITVRQLEGCDNDLKLLEYILKNTIVLEELHVYVRIGSEHKEDVRKECKFCEALFKLPRSSLTAEVVLFGGYIKSSTNALKNGLLKKDQTQF, encoded by the coding sequence ATGAAGAGGGTGGAGCATTTGGATTCGTGCTTTCGTCTCGTTTGCCGTCGAAATGTGGAAGAAATCAAGGTATTATTTCACGATATTCATGTACCAGCTTGTGTTTTTAAGTGTCAATCTTTGGTAGTTTTGGAATTGGATAGAATGCTTAGTTGTTCGTTGCTTAGAGACCGAACTATCCATCTTCCTAATCTCAAGAAGCTTAGATTGCGCCTTGACAGTTTTTGCCTTCGTATGATGGGAAATCTATTATCATCTTGCCCACTGTTAGAAGATTTACGTTTGGTGTTTGATTTATTAAAGGATAAACATGATGTGAAAATATCGGCCCCGAATTTAAAATTGTTGGATTTAGAGATGGTGTCTGCTGAGCAACATAATAAAATCATAATTGACACACCCATATTGGAAAACCTGAAGATACGAGATTCTTCTTCGTTTTACTACTTTGTCAACAATCCAACTCAATTAGTCACGGCTTATATTGACTTCATATATGGAAGGGCGTGTGACTGGCTGGGTGCGGATGACTACTTTCGCGTATTAGCACAGTTTGTTCAACCGTTATCTAGCGTGAGCAACCTTGATCTAAAGTGCAGTATCGAGATATTCCCTTACCCTGATCCGATGAAAGATGGGGCTATGACATTTTTTCATGGTCTAGCATGTTTTAGAACGCTTTTGAATAGTAATTTTGCCTGGGATAAATTGTTAATGTCTTTACAATGTGTTCCCAACTTGACGGATCTTGAGGTGACTATGGAACACAATTACTCAAGGAACTATTTTGGGAATTGGTGTGCTCCAGATTCTGCAACAGATTGTTTCTTAAGTAAACTCAAGAAAATAACAGTAAGGCAACTTGAGGGGTGTGATAATGACCTCAAGTTGTTAGAGTACATTCTGAAAAACACAATTGTTTTGGAAGAGCTTCACGTGTATGTTCGTATTGGTTCTGAACATAAAGAAGATGTAAGGAAGGAATGTAAGTTCTGTGAGGCTTTGTTCAAACTTCCAAGGAGCTCCTTAACTGCCGAAGTTGTTTTGTTTGGTGGTTACATCAAGTCATCGACTAATGCTCTTAAAAATGGCCTACTTAAGAAGGATCAAACACAGTTTTGA
- the LOC130465642 gene encoding F-box protein At4g22390-like produces the protein MAVNNEIPCDLHPVILERLPSQSLINFLTVDKSWYSLITNPKFIASHLHHHKSLSLHRPNHPLLLRKGYSKYDLFRYGNPSSRRTVIPNPPKGFDTVAATCDGVVCMSDSTHQNLLLWNPSMYKTRKIKPSPVLHNSKSVAVAGLGYNSLGNNYKLVLINYEEMNVWTPPEILHSAHVYSFNGGGGGGEGSPDWKRVSLPDTFPFNNNLTRISESCFVNDMIHWIVFRGRVDPMNNDGMGFEEVDSSILTFDPKHDCFGEIKLPRELAEAVSPELHLAVIGESIVVVHIYKDRAAIWRMEEYGVQESWKVLYRIKLSSVTNKQVWAKEDGKVYIITSSGKLIVLFNVNKSSGSSGVFVGAVGMIGGKVFGCTESLVMFR, from the coding sequence atggcgGTAAACAATGAAATTCCGTGTGATCTTCACCCCGTGATCCTCGAAAGACTCCCGTCACAATCCCTAATAAACTTCCTCACCGTCGATAAATCATGGTATTCTTTAATCACAAACCCTAAATTCATCGCTTctcacctccaccaccacaaatcACTATCTCTCCACCGCCCTAACCACCCTTTGCTCCTCCGCAAAGGCTACTCCAAGTACGATCTTTTCCGCTACGGGAACCCCTCATCCCGGCGCACCGTAATCCCTAATCCGCCCAAAGGGTTTGACACCGTGGCCGCCACCTGCGACGGGGTAGTATGCATGTCCGATTCAACGCATCAAAACCTCCTCCTTTGGAACCCATCTATGTATAAAACGCGAAAAATCAAACCCTCGCCGGTTTTACACAACTCCAAATCTGTTGCTGTTGCTGGACTTGGGTACAATTCTTTAGGAAATAATTACAAActggttttgattaattatgAAGAAATGAATGTGTGGACTCCTCCCGAGATTCTGCATTCTGCTCACGTCTACTCTTTTAAcggcggaggtggtggtggagaaGGAAGTCCAGATTGGAAGAGGGTTTCCCTTCCTGATACTTTTCCGTTTAACAATAATCTTACGCGTATTTCAGAAAGTTGCTTTGTGAATGACATGATACATTGGATTGTTTTTCGTGGCAGAGTAGATCCTATGAACAACGATGGGATGGGATTTGAGGAGGTTGATTCTTCGATATTAACATTCGATCCTAAACATGATTGTTTTGGTGAGATTAAGTTGCCCAGGGAGTTGGCTGAGGCGGTTAGTCCCGAGTTGCATCTTGCTGTGATTGGTGAATCGATCGTCGTTGTTCATATTTACAAGGATAGAGCAGCAATTTGGAGGATGGAAGAGTATGGTGTGCAGGAGTCATGGAAAGTGTTGTATCGGATTAAGTTGTCGTCTGTTACGAATAAACAAGTGTGGGCTAAAGAGGATGGTAAGGTTTATATCATAACAAGTTCGGGAAAACTGATAGTATTATTCAATGTTAATAAGAGTAGTGGGAGTTCTGGTGTTTTTGTTGGTGCTGTTGGCATGATTGGTGGCAAAGTGTTTGGCTGTACCGAAAGCTTAGTCATGTTCAGATGA
- the LOC110783930 gene encoding FBD-associated F-box protein At4g10400 isoform X2: protein MEEDHNNHNNNSRRLEEKDEEDRLSSLPDVIINDILSLLPIKSAAATSVLSHRWRHLWTGVTRFEFESRTWPESASLFRILCRLTYRDKLRTFTLILDDSSAISWGDLKRSFSVVCRQNVEEIKVISNTPLPRCVFKCESLVVLDLGSVLHCRLLKADKIRLPNLNKLRLCLPDESVPVIPAVFISSPLLQDLCLEFHSLKQKHVVNISSPNLKSLDIVQMVCPHQHSAFLINTPNLTNIKIRDSSSFYVFVQNPAQLLTAYIDFMYGKHESWDEDLMSAADYFDENAKFVQGMSSARKLHLQSDIQIFAHLNPPENGMIPTLHNLTYFKTTLVNVFNGWDALLFYLQGVPNLNDLEVSLGHNPAMDHQYWCAPDCLVSKVKTITVRAFEGNDDELKLLEYILKNAFVLEELRIHVRIKDDHIEARQGKEYKFCEAMFKLPRSSLTSEVRRRDPN from the exons ATGGAGGAAGACCACAACAACCACAACAATAACAGTAGAAGGTTGGAAGAAAAAGACGAAGAAGATCGATTGAGTTCACTTCCAGATGTAATCATAAACGACATTTTGTCTCTCCTCCCAATCAAATCCGCCGCCGCCACCTCCGTCTTATCCCACCGATGGCGCCACCTTTGGACTGGTGTTACCCGCTTCGAATTCGAATCCCGTACCTGGCCAGAATCTGCTTCCCTCTTCCGCATCCTTTGCCGTCTCACCTATCGGGATAAGCTCCGCACCTTCACTCTTATTCTGGATGATAGTTCGGCGATTTCTTGGGGGGATTTAAAACGGTCTTTTTCTGTAGTTTGCCGCCAAAATGTGGAGGAAATCAAGGTAATATCTAATACGCCTCTACCACGTTGTGTTTTTAAATGCGAGTCTCTTGTTGTTTTGGACTTGGGTAGTGTGCTTCATTGTAGATTGCTTAAAGCTGATAAAATCCGTCTTCCTAATCTCAACAAGCTTCGTTTGTGCCTACCTGACGAATCCGTCCCGGTAATCCCGGCCGTGTTTATATCTTCTCCATTGTTGCAAGATTTATGTTTGGAGTTTCATTCTTTAAAACAAAAACATGTTGTGAATATATCTTCTCCGAATTTGAAATCCTTGGATATAGTACAGATGGTGTGCCCACATCAACACAGTGCATTTCTTATTAACACACCCAACTTAACAAACATAAAGATACGCGATTCTAGTTCATTTTACGTCTTTGTTCAGAATCCAGCACAATTACTCACAGCTTATATCGATTTCATGTATGGAAAACATGAAAGCTGGGATGAGGATCTGATGAGTGCGGCAGATTATTTTGACGAAAATGCCAAGTTTGTTCAAGGAATGTCTAGTGCTAGAAAGCTTCACCTACAGAGTGATATCCAGATATTTGCTCACCTTAATCCGCCGGAGAATGGGATGATTCCTACTTTACACAATCTAACCTATTTCAAAACGACCTTGGTTAATGTTTTTAATGGTTGGGATGCTTTGCTATTTTATCTACAAGGTGTTCCCAACTTAAACGATCTTGAGGTGAGTTTGGGACACAATCCAGCAATGGATCATCAGTATTGGTGTGCACCAGATTGTTTAGTAAGTAAAGTCAAGACGATAACAGTAAGGGCGTTTGAGGGCAATGATGATGAGCTTAAGTTGTTAGAATACATTTTAAAGAATGCATTTGTTTTGGAAGAGCTTCGAATACATGTTCGTATCAAGGATGATCATATAGAAGCTCGACAAGGGAAGGAATATAAGTTTTGTGAGGCCATGTTCAAGCTTCCAAGGAGCTCCTTGACTTCCGAG gtaagaagaagggaccctaactga
- the LOC110783930 gene encoding FBD-associated F-box protein At4g10400 isoform X1: MEEDHNNHNNNSRRLEEKDEEDRLSSLPDVIINDILSLLPIKSAAATSVLSHRWRHLWTGVTRFEFESRTWPESASLFRILCRLTYRDKLRTFTLILDDSSAISWGDLKRSFSVVCRQNVEEIKVISNTPLPRCVFKCESLVVLDLGSVLHCRLLKADKIRLPNLNKLRLCLPDESVPVIPAVFISSPLLQDLCLEFHSLKQKHVVNISSPNLKSLDIVQMVCPHQHSAFLINTPNLTNIKIRDSSSFYVFVQNPAQLLTAYIDFMYGKHESWDEDLMSAADYFDENAKFVQGMSSARKLHLQSDIQIFAHLNPPENGMIPTLHNLTYFKTTLVNVFNGWDALLFYLQGVPNLNDLEVSLGHNPAMDHQYWCAPDCLVSKVKTITVRAFEGNDDELKLLEYILKNAFVLEELRIHVRIKDDHIEARQGKEYKFCEAMFKLPRSSLTSEVVFSGQYINASSNSL, translated from the coding sequence ATGGAGGAAGACCACAACAACCACAACAATAACAGTAGAAGGTTGGAAGAAAAAGACGAAGAAGATCGATTGAGTTCACTTCCAGATGTAATCATAAACGACATTTTGTCTCTCCTCCCAATCAAATCCGCCGCCGCCACCTCCGTCTTATCCCACCGATGGCGCCACCTTTGGACTGGTGTTACCCGCTTCGAATTCGAATCCCGTACCTGGCCAGAATCTGCTTCCCTCTTCCGCATCCTTTGCCGTCTCACCTATCGGGATAAGCTCCGCACCTTCACTCTTATTCTGGATGATAGTTCGGCGATTTCTTGGGGGGATTTAAAACGGTCTTTTTCTGTAGTTTGCCGCCAAAATGTGGAGGAAATCAAGGTAATATCTAATACGCCTCTACCACGTTGTGTTTTTAAATGCGAGTCTCTTGTTGTTTTGGACTTGGGTAGTGTGCTTCATTGTAGATTGCTTAAAGCTGATAAAATCCGTCTTCCTAATCTCAACAAGCTTCGTTTGTGCCTACCTGACGAATCCGTCCCGGTAATCCCGGCCGTGTTTATATCTTCTCCATTGTTGCAAGATTTATGTTTGGAGTTTCATTCTTTAAAACAAAAACATGTTGTGAATATATCTTCTCCGAATTTGAAATCCTTGGATATAGTACAGATGGTGTGCCCACATCAACACAGTGCATTTCTTATTAACACACCCAACTTAACAAACATAAAGATACGCGATTCTAGTTCATTTTACGTCTTTGTTCAGAATCCAGCACAATTACTCACAGCTTATATCGATTTCATGTATGGAAAACATGAAAGCTGGGATGAGGATCTGATGAGTGCGGCAGATTATTTTGACGAAAATGCCAAGTTTGTTCAAGGAATGTCTAGTGCTAGAAAGCTTCACCTACAGAGTGATATCCAGATATTTGCTCACCTTAATCCGCCGGAGAATGGGATGATTCCTACTTTACACAATCTAACCTATTTCAAAACGACCTTGGTTAATGTTTTTAATGGTTGGGATGCTTTGCTATTTTATCTACAAGGTGTTCCCAACTTAAACGATCTTGAGGTGAGTTTGGGACACAATCCAGCAATGGATCATCAGTATTGGTGTGCACCAGATTGTTTAGTAAGTAAAGTCAAGACGATAACAGTAAGGGCGTTTGAGGGCAATGATGATGAGCTTAAGTTGTTAGAATACATTTTAAAGAATGCATTTGTTTTGGAAGAGCTTCGAATACATGTTCGTATCAAGGATGATCATATAGAAGCTCGACAAGGGAAGGAATATAAGTTTTGTGAGGCCATGTTCAAGCTTCCAAGGAGCTCCTTGACTTCCGAGGTTGTGTTTTCTGGTCAATATATCAACGCATCtagtaattctttataa
- the LOC110783931 gene encoding uncharacterized protein isoform X1, which translates to MGNFLASFKFCSLSVLNFRIQDELKRKLITEDDFPWEIPSSSSSVDFGDGGERKEGLKYVGGVDISFLKEDPSIACGTLVVLELDSLNVVYDDFSVDMLHIPYVPGFLAFREVPILLKLLEKMKKNAHPFYPQLLMVDGNGILHPRGFGLACHLGVMADLPTIGIGKNLHHVEGLNHSEVRDQLDAGDDKQSVYLYGNSGHTLGVAMRSTLGALKPIFLSIGHRISLTTAMKVVKMTCNYRVPEPIRQADLRSREYLRKHPFVPQCL; encoded by the exons ATGGGAAATTTTCTAGcatcttttaaattttgtaGTTTGTCGGTGTTGAATTTCAGGATTCAAGATGAACTTAAAAGAAAATTAATCACAGAAGATGATTTTCCATGGGAAATtccatcttcttcatcttctgtAGATTTTGGtgacggaggagagagaaaagaggggTTGAAGTATGTGGGAGGGGTGGACATTAGCTTCTTGAAGGAAGATCCTTCAATTGCTTGTGGGACCCTTGTGGTATTGGAGCTCGATTCTTTGAATGTTGTCTATGATGATTTCTCTGTTGACATGCTTCACATTCCCTATGTTCCAGGCTTCCTCGCTTTCAGAGAG GTTCCTATTCTGCTGAAGCTGTTGGAGAAAATGAAGAAAAACGCTCACCCATTCTATCCCCAG CTACTGATGGTTGATGGCAATGGAATTCTTCATCCTCGAG GTTTTGGATTGGCTTGTCACCTTGGAGTTATGGCTGATCTTCCAACAATTGGAATAGGAAAGAAT TTACATCATGTTGAGGGTCTAAACCATTCAGAAGTTAGAGACCAGTTGGATGCTGGTGATGATAAACAATCAGTTTATTTGTATGGAAACTCTGGACATACATTGGGTGTG GCTATGAGATCCACTTTGGGTGCTTTGAAGCCTATATTTCTTTCAATTGGTCATCGTATTTCGCTTACTACGGCTATGAAGGTTGTGAAAATGACTTGCAACTACCGTGTACCTGAGCCAATCAGGCAG GCTGATTTAAGGTCAAGAGAATATCTGCGCAAGCATCCATTTGTACCACAATGTCTCTAA
- the LOC110783931 gene encoding uncharacterized protein isoform X2: MGNFLASFKFCSLSVLNFRIQDELKRKLITEDDFPWEIPSSSSSVDFGDGGERKEGLKYVGGVDISFLKEDPSIACGTLVVLELDSLNVVYDDFSVDMLHIPYVPGFLAFREVPILLKLLEKMKKNAHPFYPQLLMVDGNGILHPRGQSPINTGEIGFTSLGMLLTIPVLLEAESSLINAFLAFVASNAMVATGYSLQIHIARFFVANFTNMRCSCYLRSNEVLARV, encoded by the exons ATGGGAAATTTTCTAGcatcttttaaattttgtaGTTTGTCGGTGTTGAATTTCAGGATTCAAGATGAACTTAAAAGAAAATTAATCACAGAAGATGATTTTCCATGGGAAATtccatcttcttcatcttctgtAGATTTTGGtgacggaggagagagaaaagaggggTTGAAGTATGTGGGAGGGGTGGACATTAGCTTCTTGAAGGAAGATCCTTCAATTGCTTGTGGGACCCTTGTGGTATTGGAGCTCGATTCTTTGAATGTTGTCTATGATGATTTCTCTGTTGACATGCTTCACATTCCCTATGTTCCAGGCTTCCTCGCTTTCAGAGAG GTTCCTATTCTGCTGAAGCTGTTGGAGAAAATGAAGAAAAACGCTCACCCATTCTATCCCCAG CTACTGATGGTTGATGGCAATGGAATTCTTCATCCTCGAG GTCAGAGCCCCATTAATACTGGAGAAATTGGCTTTACCAGTCTCGGCATGCTACTGACTATTCCTGTTTTGCTTGAAgctgaaagttcattgattaaTGCCTTTTTGGCCTTTGTTGCTTCAAATGCCATGGTTGCTACTGGCTACAGCCTGCAGATACACATTGCTAGATTTTTTGTGGCTAATTTCACTAATATGCGTTGTTCTTGTTACTTGAGGTCTAATGAAGTTCTTGCTCGTGTTTGA